In Cutaneotrichosporon cavernicola HIS019 DNA, chromosome: 1, one DNA window encodes the following:
- the RPL9B gene encoding uncharacterized protein (Ribosomal protein L6), whose amino-acid sequence MTKLARRRVSSPLHPSTKVAMKDLTSVETLPIPAGVTVAVKARKITVEGPRGTLVKNVRHVAMDIQVVADKVVFTIFHGGRKHVACLRTIRSLVENMITGVTKGFQYKMKLVYAHFPINAIPAADAQSIQIRNFLGEKIVRECPMLEGTTVKLSDVKDEIILEGNDIEKVSQSAASITDKCRVKHKDIRKFLDGIYISERTNVVQDE is encoded by the exons ATGACCAAATT agctcggcgccgtgTGTCTAGccctctccatccatcAACAAAAGTC GCAATGAAGGACCTCACCTCCGTTGAGACCCTGCCCATCCCCGCCGGTGTGACCGTCGCCGTTAAGGCGCGCAAGATCACTGTCGAGGGCCCTCGCGGCACCCTCGTCAAGAACGTCCGCCACGTTGCGATGGACATCCAGGTC gttGCCGACAAGGTTGTCTTCACCATCTTCCACGGTGGCCGCAAGCACGTCGCGTGCCTCCGCACCATCCGGTCGCTGGTTGAGAACATGATCACCGGCGTCACCAAGGGCTTCCAGTACAAGATGAAGCTCGTCTACGCGCATTTCCCCATCAACGCCATCCCCGCTGCCGACGCCCAGTCGATCCAGATCCGCAACTTCCTTGGCGAGAAGATTGTGCGCGAGTGCCCCATGCTCGAGGGCACCACCGTCAAGCTCTCGgacgtcaaggacgagatcATCCTTGAGGGCAACGACATCGAGAAGGTGTCCCAGTCCGCTGCGTCGATCACCGACAAGTGCCGCGTGAAGCACAAGGATATCCGCAA GTTCCTTGACGGTATTTACATCTCGGAGCGCACCAACGTTGTCCAGGACGAGTAG